The following coding sequences lie in one bacterium genomic window:
- the rplT gene encoding 50S ribosomal protein L20, which produces MMRVKRGYVRARRRKRLLKRAKGFKGAKGKLIKSAREALLHSGQYALAGRRKKKGDFRSLWIARINAAVRPHGLSYSRFISGLKKADIRLNRKILSNMAILEKENFAKIVGIAKENLEKTA; this is translated from the coding sequence ATTATGCGAGTTAAGCGTGGTTATGTGCGGGCAAGAAGAAGAAAAAGGCTGTTAAAAAGGGCTAAAGGATTTAAAGGCGCGAAGGGTAAACTTATTAAATCTGCCAGGGAGGCTCTTTTACACAGCGGACAGTATGCCCTTGCGGGCAGGAGAAAGAAAAAAGGCGATTTTCGCAGCCTCTGGATTGCGAGAATAAACGCGGCAGTCCGCCCTCACGGCCTTTCCTACAGCAGGTTTATAAGCGGATTAAAAAAGGCCGATATCAGATTAAACCGTAAAATATTGTCCAATATGGCAATTTTAGAAAAAGAAAATTTTGCTAAAATCGTTGGGATAGCAAAAGAAAATTTAGAAAAAACCGCATAA
- the rpmI gene encoding 50S ribosomal protein L35 gives MPKLKTKKGAAKRFKITGSGRILRRKAGRSHILTSKQKSRKRTLGEPALVSKGEEKSIKRLLQYK, from the coding sequence ATGCCAAAACTTAAAACAAAGAAAGGCGCGGCCAAAAGATTTAAGATAACCGGGTCGGGCAGGATATTGCGCCGTAAAGCAGGCCGCAGCCATATTCTGACCAGTAAACAGAAGAGCAGGAAGAGGACCTTGGGTGAACCGGCTTTGGTTTCAAAGGGCGAAGAGAAGAGCATAAAAAGGTTATTGCAGTATAAATGA
- the pheS gene encoding phenylalanine--tRNA ligase subunit alpha yields the protein MREKLVELEKLILADIEKVSDISGLDNVRVKYLGRNGELTNILRELGKLPSEERPLIGKLTNDLKIKAQNIIDEKLNLLKESGRQKSIKEASIDITLSGRRRPLGHLHPLTQVMYEIEDIFLKLGFEIVEGPEVELDYYNFEALNFPKDHPARDMHDTFYITDNIILRTHTSPVQVRVMEKRSPPLQVIAPGRVYRCDADVSHSPMFHQVEGFMVDKKISFGDLKGVLSLFARKMFGSETKVRFRPSYFPFTEPSVEIDIECRLCRGKGCRVCKESGWLEILGAGMIDPAVFKAVKYDPEKYSGFAFGMGVERIAMLKFGIDDIRLFFENNILFLEQF from the coding sequence ATGAGAGAAAAATTAGTTGAATTAGAAAAACTTATTTTAGCGGATATTGAGAAAGTATCAGATATTTCCGGGCTTGATAATGTCCGCGTGAAATATCTTGGACGGAACGGGGAATTGACGAATATCCTCCGGGAGCTGGGGAAACTGCCTTCTGAAGAACGGCCTTTAATAGGTAAATTAACCAATGACCTTAAAATTAAAGCACAGAACATTATCGATGAAAAACTTAACCTTTTAAAAGAATCGGGAAGACAAAAAAGCATTAAAGAAGCATCTATCGATATTACATTAAGCGGCAGAAGAAGGCCGCTGGGACATTTACATCCGCTTACACAGGTAATGTATGAAATAGAAGATATTTTTTTGAAACTTGGTTTTGAAATTGTCGAGGGCCCCGAAGTGGAACTTGATTATTACAATTTCGAAGCCTTGAATTTCCCAAAAGACCATCCAGCGAGAGACATGCACGATACATTTTATATTACGGATAATATCATTCTCCGCACTCATACTTCACCGGTCCAGGTGAGGGTAATGGAAAAGAGGTCACCCCCTCTCCAGGTTATTGCGCCCGGCAGGGTCTACCGCTGTGACGCGGATGTTTCTCATTCGCCGATGTTTCACCAGGTAGAAGGTTTTATGGTAGATAAAAAGATAAGCTTCGGAGATTTGAAAGGGGTTTTATCGCTTTTTGCAAGGAAAATGTTCGGTTCAGAGACAAAAGTCCGTTTTCGGCCCAGTTATTTTCCTTTTACTGAACCTTCAGTAGAAATTGATATAGAATGCCGGCTTTGCAGGGGGAAAGGATGCAGGGTTTGTAAAGAAAGCGGGTGGCTCGAGATCCTTGGCGCGGGAATGATTGATCCCGCGGTATTTAAAGCTGTTAAGTATGACCCTGAAAAGTATTCCGGTTTTGCATTTGGAATGGGTGTTGAGCGGATAGCGATGCTCAAATTCGGGATTGATGATATACGGTTATTTTTTGAAAATAATATATTATTCTTAGAACAATTTTAA
- the infC gene encoding translation initiation factor IF-3, which translates to MIKIQFNKHRINYRIKARDVQVIGVDGRNIGAMPVRNAIKLAEEQGLDLVEIAPNTNPPVCKIMDYGKYKYELQKKAKEAKRHQRVIDVKELKIRPNIEEHDYQVKIRSLQSFLEKGDKVKVTMMFRGRQTVHMDIGYKLMDRIIQDSASLSTIIQKPSLEGRNLILILLGKPKTI; encoded by the coding sequence GTGATAAAAATACAATTTAATAAACATAGAATCAATTACAGGATAAAAGCGCGTGATGTACAGGTTATTGGAGTTGACGGCAGAAATATAGGTGCGATGCCGGTAAGAAACGCTATTAAGCTGGCAGAAGAACAGGGATTAGATTTAGTTGAAATTGCCCCGAATACAAATCCGCCTGTATGCAAAATAATGGATTATGGGAAATATAAATATGAGCTTCAAAAGAAGGCAAAAGAAGCCAAAAGACATCAAAGGGTCATTGATGTAAAAGAGTTAAAAATCAGGCCTAATATTGAAGAACATGATTATCAGGTCAAGATCAGGAGCCTTCAAAGTTTTTTGGAAAAGGGGGACAAAGTTAAGGTAACCATGATGTTCAGGGGCAGGCAGACTGTTCATATGGATATTGGATATAAGCTTATGGACAGGATAATCCAGGATTCTGCGAGTTTATCTACGATAATACAAAAACCGTCTCTGGAAGGCAGAAATTTAATATTAATACTTTTAGGTAAACCAAAGACAATTTAG